In Eretmochelys imbricata isolate rEreImb1 chromosome 14, rEreImb1.hap1, whole genome shotgun sequence, a genomic segment contains:
- the LOC144274606 gene encoding early activation antigen CD69-like isoform X1 has translation MGETADSTEQSPQGEVHPTCNGDPETGGEMETRNNPQEEQLLELPSRNGDVRREQDPAVGTCLASLSGSQSPFRDPFVCKVLICVSGMAVVLFFAVMVLAATLPGVPSRAPVACPNGSVTFQGKCYYFSETEGNWTYSRSRCSALGASLAGIDTQQDMDFMLHYRGLRDHWLGLRKETDQLWTWMNGTKFNSWFKIGGGGECAYLKEAKAISSSRCSMERHWICSKPHMCVKV, from the exons ATGGGGGAAACAGCAGATTCTACTGAGCAGAGTCCGCAAGGAGAGGTGCACCCCACTTGTAATGGAGACCCTGAGACAGGAGGGGAGATGGAAACTCGAAATAATCCTCAAGAAGAACAATTATTAGAGTTGCCAAGTAGGAATGGAGATGTAAGGAGAGAACAAGACCCAG CTGTGGGAACCTGCCTGGCCTCTCTTTCAGGTTCTCAATCTCCCTTCAGGGACCCATTCGTGTGTAAAGTCCTGATCTGTGTCTCCGGTATGGCAGTGGTTCTGTTCTTTGCCGTCATGGTTTTGGCTGCAACTCTGCCAG gGGTACCATCAAGGGCACCTGTGGCGTGCCCCAATGGCTCGGTCACGTTCcaagggaaatgctactatttctcagaGACCGAAGGGAACTGGACCTACAGCCGGAGCCGCTGCTCTGCACTgggtgcctccctggctgggatcgaCACCCAGCAGGACATG GACTTCATGCTCCACTACAGAGGCCTCAGGGACCACTGGCTTGGCCTCCGGAAGGAGACGGACCAGCTCTGGACATGGATGAACGGCACCAAATTCAACAGCTG GTTTAAAAtcggagggggaggggagtgcgCGTATCTGAAGGAAGCAAAAGCCATCAGCTCCTCGCGGTGCTCTATGGAGAGACACTGGATCTGCAGCAAACCCCACATGTGTGTAAAGGTTTAG
- the LOC144274606 gene encoding C-type lectin domain family 2 member A-like isoform X2 has product MGETADSTEQSPQGEVHPTCNGDPETGGEMETRNNPQEEQLLELPSRNGDVRREQDPGSQSPFRDPFVCKVLICVSGMAVVLFFAVMVLAATLPGVPSRAPVACPNGSVTFQGKCYYFSETEGNWTYSRSRCSALGASLAGIDTQQDMDFMLHYRGLRDHWLGLRKETDQLWTWMNGTKFNSWFKIGGGGECAYLKEAKAISSSRCSMERHWICSKPHMCVKV; this is encoded by the exons ATGGGGGAAACAGCAGATTCTACTGAGCAGAGTCCGCAAGGAGAGGTGCACCCCACTTGTAATGGAGACCCTGAGACAGGAGGGGAGATGGAAACTCGAAATAATCCTCAAGAAGAACAATTATTAGAGTTGCCAAGTAGGAATGGAGATGTAAGGAGAGAACAAGACCCAG GTTCTCAATCTCCCTTCAGGGACCCATTCGTGTGTAAAGTCCTGATCTGTGTCTCCGGTATGGCAGTGGTTCTGTTCTTTGCCGTCATGGTTTTGGCTGCAACTCTGCCAG gGGTACCATCAAGGGCACCTGTGGCGTGCCCCAATGGCTCGGTCACGTTCcaagggaaatgctactatttctcagaGACCGAAGGGAACTGGACCTACAGCCGGAGCCGCTGCTCTGCACTgggtgcctccctggctgggatcgaCACCCAGCAGGACATG GACTTCATGCTCCACTACAGAGGCCTCAGGGACCACTGGCTTGGCCTCCGGAAGGAGACGGACCAGCTCTGGACATGGATGAACGGCACCAAATTCAACAGCTG GTTTAAAAtcggagggggaggggagtgcgCGTATCTGAAGGAAGCAAAAGCCATCAGCTCCTCGCGGTGCTCTATGGAGAGACACTGGATCTGCAGCAAACCCCACATGTGTGTAAAGGTTTAG
- the LOC144274606 gene encoding C-type lectin domain family 2 member E-like isoform X3: MGETADSTEQSPQGEVHPTCNGDPETGGEMETRNNPQEEQLLELPSRNGDVRREQDPAVGTCLASLSGSQSPFRDPFVCKVLICVSGMAVVLFFAVMVLAATLPGVPSRAPVACPNGSVTFQGKCYYFSETEGNWTYSRSRCSALGASLAGIDTQQDMDFMLHYRGLRDHWLGLRKETDQLWTWMNGTKFNSCGGQL; the protein is encoded by the exons ATGGGGGAAACAGCAGATTCTACTGAGCAGAGTCCGCAAGGAGAGGTGCACCCCACTTGTAATGGAGACCCTGAGACAGGAGGGGAGATGGAAACTCGAAATAATCCTCAAGAAGAACAATTATTAGAGTTGCCAAGTAGGAATGGAGATGTAAGGAGAGAACAAGACCCAG CTGTGGGAACCTGCCTGGCCTCTCTTTCAGGTTCTCAATCTCCCTTCAGGGACCCATTCGTGTGTAAAGTCCTGATCTGTGTCTCCGGTATGGCAGTGGTTCTGTTCTTTGCCGTCATGGTTTTGGCTGCAACTCTGCCAG gGGTACCATCAAGGGCACCTGTGGCGTGCCCCAATGGCTCGGTCACGTTCcaagggaaatgctactatttctcagaGACCGAAGGGAACTGGACCTACAGCCGGAGCCGCTGCTCTGCACTgggtgcctccctggctgggatcgaCACCCAGCAGGACATG GACTTCATGCTCCACTACAGAGGCCTCAGGGACCACTGGCTTGGCCTCCGGAAGGAGACGGACCAGCTCTGGACATGGATGAACGGCACCAAATTCAACAGCTG TGGCGGCCAGCTCTGA